Part of the Streptomyces uncialis genome is shown below.
CACGCTCTGGGCGAGCTGGCCGTGCTGGACGGGGGTCTCGATGACGACCAGGAGGCGGCTGTCCTCCTGCGACCGGGTGAGCCGGACGGCGCCGAGGTCGGGGCGGATGCGGACGTAGCCGGGGGACATCACCGGCGGGGTGGCGACGTACCAGGCCCATACGAGGAAGGCGGCCGGGTCGGTGCGGTCCTCCTCCCACAGTCCGTCGTCGAGCTTCTGGGCGAGGTAGCGGCCGAAGCGGCTGTCGAGAGGGGCGTTGCTGTCGCCCATGTCGCGGTCGTAGTCGTCCGCGACGGCTACGAGGGTGGTGCTGGACCAGTTGGTCACGGTGGGGCTCCTCAAGAGGAGCGGGGCCGGTTTCGGCGGCCCCGCCGGTCGGGCGTGGTGGTGGTCAGCGGCGGAAGAAGAGGTTGCCGAGCTCGCCGCGCACGAAGGCGCGGATGATCTCGGCGACCTGGGAGGCTCCGGCCTGGGAGGCCGGGGCGACGATCGACATGACGGACGCGCCCTGGGCGTCGAACGAGAACGCCCAGCCGCCGTCGCTGTAGATGCGGACGTCGATGTCGGCGTCGCCGTGGTAGCCGCCGCGCGGGGTGTCGGGGCCGCGCTCGACGATGACGCCCGGGCCGCCGAGGCGGGCGGTGAGACCGAGCTCCGTCAGGGCGGAGACGAGGTGGCCCTGCAGGGAGACGACCTGCGCGACGGTGCGCTCCGGCTTCGGGGCGCTCTCGTACTGGCGGGCCACAGCGCCGAGCGCGCTGCCCGCCAGGTCGCCCGTCCAGCTCCACTCGGAGACCGGCACTCCGTGCTTCTCGCCGGCGGCCCACAGTGCGGTGAGGAGTGCGGCGGCGTGCTCCAGGACGCTGGGTGCGTAGAGGCAGTGCAGGCGCTTCGCGGCCTTCTCGACGGCGGAGTACGCCTCGGTGCTGTGGGTGGTGCTCTCGGTCATGGTTTCCTCTCACAGTGGCCCGGGGCCGGTTTCGGCGGCTCCGGGCCACATGCTGTCGTCCGGCACTGCCGTCGCGGACCGGAATGCCCGGACGGATGTGGTGGTGGCTGCCCGGCCGGATCCGGTCCGGGACCGCATCGGGGTGTGCAGCCGGGGCGCGGGGCGGTGGTTGGACCTGTTGGGTCCAACAGGTTGGTCAGGGCTGGATCCTGCCCCGCCGGGTGTCCGGGGCGGCCGCGGGGCCGTGTTCCCGGGCGAGGTCGGCGGCGGCGCGGAGCAGGACGAGGACGTCGGGCAGGGTCCGGGACGGGTGCTCGGACCACGACTCGTAGTCGACGTACGGGGCGCCGGTGAGCAGGCGCAGCAGCATCTCCAGCAGCGAGCGGGCGATGGACTGGGTGTCCTCGTCGCCGGTCCCGTCGAGGCGGGTGCGGTGCAGGGCGTCCCAGATGTGGTGGCCGGTGAGCGGGGCGTAGAGCTGGGGGTCCCAGTTGTGGCGTTCCATCAGGGCGGCGGCGGCTTCCAGGTGGCTGGCTGCCTGGTCGCCGGTGACCAGGTGTCCGCTGGAGCCGAACCACATGCGGGTGCCGGCGAGTTCCTGAACGGCGCGGTCCAGAACGGTCCGGCGGGATTCCGTGATGCTCATTCGGGTTCCTTCTTCGTGTCGGGTCGAGGTCAGGCGGCGAGCCGGAAACGCCCGAGCGGGGCGGCGAGTCGGCGGGCCGCGGCCAGGGCCGGGCGGGTCCGGCGGCCGCGGCGGCCGCGGCCCTTGACCGCGTACATCTCGGCGTCGGCCGTCTTGAGGGCGGCGGACAGGGTGGCCTCGGGCAGGGCGGCGAGCCGGGCGGCGCCGAGGGAGGCCCCGGCGGGCAGGCTCACGCCCAGGTGGTCGACGGGCTGGCGCAGGAGCCGGGCGAGTTCGTCGAGACGCTGCGGCAGGTCTCCGTCGTCGCGGAGGACCGCGACCATCTCGTCGCCGCCGAGGCGTCCGGCGACACCGTGGCCGCCGCACCACCGGGCAAGCCGCTCACCGGTGGCGGCGATCAGCGCGTCGCCCGCGTCGTGCCCGTAGCGGTCGTTGACCGCCTTCAGGCCGTCGAGGTCGCTGAGGACCACGACGGCGCGGGGGTGGCGGCTGAGGATCCGGTGCGCGGTTCGGGTCCATCCGTCGCGGGTGAGCAGACCGGTCAGCGGGTCGTGAC
Proteins encoded:
- a CDS encoding DUF6197 family protein, which gives rise to MSITESRRTVLDRAVQELAGTRMWFGSSGHLVTGDQAASHLEAAAALMERHNWDPQLYAPLTGHHIWDALHRTRLDGTGDEDTQSIARSLLEMLLRLLTGAPYVDYESWSEHPSRTLPDVLVLLRAAADLAREHGPAAAPDTRRGRIQP
- a CDS encoding GGDEF domain-containing protein, with amino-acid sequence MTILHCLIPAALAAGWAAHARRLHQRLHRLRHDPLTGLLTRDGWTRTAHRILSRHPRAVVVLSDLDGLKAVNDRYGHDAGDALIAATGERLARWCGGHGVAGRLGGDEMVAVLRDDGDLPQRLDELARLLRQPVDHLGVSLPAGASLGAARLAALPEATLSAALKTADAEMYAVKGRGRRGRRTRPALAAARRLAAPLGRFRLAA